The following proteins come from a genomic window of Rutidosis leptorrhynchoides isolate AG116_Rl617_1_P2 chromosome 10, CSIRO_AGI_Rlap_v1, whole genome shotgun sequence:
- the LOC139871513 gene encoding uncharacterized protein has product MLADGDNIHYVSVKEDSSRIVQFEFNTQKDGDAQSFKSSSDDEFIDDSYGSSDDDDDGEEYFNRDMDIDVAGREDGNQQSPTTKPKVNHHNSGNKDGFRRKHNSPDAGEDEASGPENSVYENPINLVSESQDNFTGKGNCNGQESHVGLISPIGDSPDVRLSSPSRVNDSMEANYDNTEVGSDTENEDVGPTDTIPQASDKSTRHNHQSSTSINSSKKNGIGKRGIPTRKQNNKDKNNYCWRSVHRWKASSRMMYIKKFDFIQREIVGKSGGQFLVWDTNYFDAIEVITLNYAIGIRGKWKSNDQFVNIVNVYGPHEDDKKKQFWISLGNTVSNRDEAWILCEDFNEVWDQSERFNCVFYGYRAKWFNDFILSCELIDISLGGRIYTRVSDDGIKFSKLDRFLVNEKFNCLWDSLEAATVKDSWANSDYNGPRPDRKFLAKLKNHKAELRSWSKNKFGKIDMEIDLHKFVANSLELKAETTTLNDAELELWKNSRKQWYNKSNIRGLNIEGLWNENPQDIKREAFNHFKRIFEEPDTMRPSMEGLLYPSISSDQAVALEHPITESEIHKAILECGSTKAPGPDGFNMRFFKKFWDIVKVVLVEAIKWFWEHGEISRGCNASFVTLVPKKSDPVLPNLVSSEQSAFLKGHFILDGALIANETIDFLKIKKRKGVIFKVDFEKAFDILNWNFLLEVMRSMGFGSKWIKWISSCLMSASISILINGSPTDEFLLGRGVRQGDPLSPFLFILAAEGLNILTKAAIDRGLFKGVEVGEDKVLVSHLKYADDTIFFGEWRRSNALNLRSLLKCFELSSGLKVNFQKSCLYGVGVDFEEVSRTARHIGCNVGKFPFIYVGLPIGAKMNKLNSWDPVLEKFKNRLASWKIGSLSFGGRLVLIKSVLNSLPLYYFSLFRAPPRVLKSLEKVRRAFFWGNSGSGNKITWWRFKTETDFFWAKIIRSIYGLDGGLVDEDGLSHSPPLSLWRNIISACYSMDELQVAFRNSFIKTIGDGGSTSFWTEHWIGEDKLCNLYPRLFRLEMHQSVSVQDRVKKEDGDIITSWSWSRNPSGRTASELVSLINLLHAYEFRNGSNPDSWSWVLDRNGLFTVKKLTFLIDEQVLCQFSSNQPTLRNILVPKKVEIFIWRLLKKRVLIKAELDKRGIDLHSVRCPLCDGDLETIDHSFIQCKQVIEVWVRVHNWWGVNNLAYSSILDLLGSSTYRSMTTFGGLLWQASKWVTTYHIWKNRNNSIMNGKIIDGFASKYARKHSSF; this is encoded by the exons GGCCCGAGAACTCTGTTTACGAAAACCCTATTAATTTGGTGAGTGAGTCCCAAGACAATTTCACAGGTAAAGGAAACTGTAACGGGCAGGAGAGTCACGTTGGGCTAATTAGCCCAATAGGTGATTCACCTGATGTTAGATTATCAAGCCCATCGAGGGTTAATGATAGTATGGAGGCAAACTATGATAATACTGAAGTTGGGTCAGATACAGAAAATGAAGATGTTGGGCCTACAGATACTATTCCCCAAGCAAGTGACAAATCCACTAGACACAATCACCAGTCCAGTACATCAATAAATTCGAGTAAGAAGAATGGGATTGGCAAAAGGGGGATTCCAACTCGCAAACAAAACAACAAGGACAAGAACAATTACTGTTGGAGATCGGTTCATAGATGGAAGGCTTCATCCAGGATGATGTACATCAAGA AGTTCGACTTCATTCAAAGGGAGATAGTCGGGAAATCGGGGGGTCAATTTCTTGTATGGGACACCAATTACTTCGATGCTATTGAAGTAATAACGCTAAACTACGCAATTGGTATTCGTGGGAAGTGGAAAAGTAATGATCAGTTTGTCAACATTGTTAACGTCTACGGTCCTCATGAAGACGACAAGAAAAAACAGTTTTGGATTTCGCTAGGTAATACGGTTAGCAATCGTGATGAGGCTTGGATTTTATGCGAGGATTTCAATGAGGTTTGGGACCAATCTGAAAGATTTAACTGTGTATTCTATGGGTATAGAGCAAAATGGTTTAATGACTTTATTCTATCATGCGAACTTATTGATATTTCGCTTGGTGGTAGGATCTACACTCGAGTCAGTGATGATGGAATTAAGTTTAGTAAATTAGATCGATTCCTTGTCAACGAAAAGTTCAATTGCCTTTGGGATAGTTTGGAAGCGGCG ACTGTCAAGGATTCGTGGGCTAACTCAGATTACAATGGGCCTAGGCCTGATCGTAAGTTCTTGGCCAAACTAAAAAACCACAAAGCAGAATTGAGATCCTGGAGCAAAAACAAATTCGGAAAGATTGACATGGAAATAGACCTACATAAATTTGTTGCAAATTCGCTTGAACTAAAAGCTGAAACAACAACCCTTAATGATGCTGAGCTTGAGTTATGGAAAAACTCTAGGAAACAGTG GTACAACAAATCTAATATCCGAGGTCTCAATATTGAAGGATTATGGAATGAAAATCCGCAAGATATCAAACGGGAGGCGTTTAATCACTTTAAGCGAATTTTTGAGGAACCTGACACGATGAGACCTTCGATGGAAGGGCTGTTATATCCCTCGATTTCTTCAGATCAAGCCGTAGCTCTTGAACACCCTATAACAGAATCAGAAATTCATAAAGCCATATTAGAGTGTGGAAGTACGAAAGCCCCTGGCCCGGACGGCTTTAATATGCGCTTCTTTAAAAAGTTTTGGGATATTGTTAAAGTGGTCTTGGTTGAGGCAATCAAGTGGTTTTGGGAACATGGTGAAATCTCGAGAGGGTGTAATGCGTCTTTTGTTACACTCGTACCAAAGAAGTCAGATCCG GTATTACCTAATTTGGTGAGCTCGGAACAAAGTGCCTTTCTAAAAGGTCATTTTATTCTTGATGGCGCTTTAATTGCAAATGAAACTATTGATTTCCTCAAAATCAAAAAAAGAAAAGGTGTTATTTTTAAGGTTGACTTCGAAAAAGCCTTCGATATCCTCAATTGGAACTTTTTGTTGGAAGTTATGAGAAGCATGGGGTTCGGAAGCAAATGGATCAAATGGATTTCTTCATGCCTGATGTCGGCCTCTATTTCCATTTTGATCAACGGGTCACCAACGGATGAATTTCTTTTGGGTAGGGGCGTTCGACAGGGTGACCCGCTATCACCTTTCCTTTTCATCCTTGCGGCGGAGGGTTTGAATATTCTTACTAAAGCGGCCATCGATAGAGGTTTATTCAAAGGGGTTGAAGTTGGGGAGGATAAAGTTTTAGTCTCTCACCTAAAATATGCGGATGACACTATCTTTTTCGGGGAGTGGAGAAGATCTAATGCACTTAACCTTCGTAGCCTCCTAAAGTGCTTTGAATTATCTTCGGGATTAAAAGTCAACTTCCAAAAAAGTTGCTTATACGGGGTTGGTGTGGACTTTGAAGAAGTAAGCCGTACCGCTAGACACATTGGTTGCAACGTGGGGAAATTCCCCTTTATTTACGTAGGGTTACCAATCGGGGCTAAAATGAATAAGTTGAATAGTTGGGACCCGGTTCTTGAAAAATTTAAAAATAGGCTTGCGAGTTGGAAAATAGGTTCGTTATCCTTTGGAGGAAGATTGGTCCTAATCAAATCGGTTCTTAATAGTCTTCCGTTGTACTACTTTTCGTTATTTCGTGCTCCGCCACGTGTGTTAAAATCTCTTGAGAAAGTGAGGAGAGCGTTCTTTTGGGGTAATTCGGGTTCGGGGAATAAAATAACTTGG tggaggttcaaaaccgaaaccgaTTTCTTTTGGGCCAAAATTATTCGTAGTATTTACGGGTTGGATGGTGGCTTAGTGGATGAGGATGGTTTATCACATTCTCCGCCTCTAAGTCTTTGGCGTAACATTATTAGTGCATGTTACTCAATGGATGAACTTCAGGTGGCGTTTCGAAACTCCTTTATCAAGACCATTGGTGACGGTGGGTCGACTTCGTTCTGGACTGAGCATTGGATTGGGGAGGACAAACTGTGTAATCTCTATCCACGTTTATTCAGGTTAGAAATGCATCAGTCGGTTAGTGTTCAGGATCGTGTTAAAAAAGAAGACGGGGACATCATTACTTCGTGGAGCTGGTCAAGGAACCCTTCAGGCAGAACGGCATCTGAACTTGTTTCGCTGATAAATCTGTTACATGCATACGAATTCAGAAATGGCAGCAATCCAGATTCTTGGAGTTGGGTGCTTGATCGTAATGGCTTATTCACTGTCAAAAAACTCACCTTTTTAATCGATGAGCAGGTTCTTTGTCAATTCAGCTCGAATCAGCCTACATTACGTAACATTCTAGTTCCAAAAAAGGTTGAAATCTTCATCTGGAGACTCCTTAAAAAACGGGTTCTGATTAAAGCTGAACTTGACAAGAGGGGTATCGATCTACATTCGGTGAGATGCCCGCTTTGTGATGGCGATTTGGAAACTATTGACCACTCATTCATTCAATGCAAGCAAGTGATCGAAGTGTGGGTGCGTGTTCATAACTGGTGGGGTGTTAACAATCTGGCATACTCGAGTATCTTGGACTTACTAGGCTCAAGCACGTATCGTTCAATGACAACTTTCGGCGGACTCCTTTGGCAAGCGAGTAAATGGGTGACAACGTATCACATTTGGAAAAATCGGAACAACTCG ATTATGAATGGTAAAATTATTGATGGTTTTGCATCAAAATATGCACGCAAGCATTCATCATTTTAG